A genome region from Rattus norvegicus strain BN/NHsdMcwi chromosome 17, GRCr8, whole genome shotgun sequence includes the following:
- the Zfp120l3 gene encoding zinc finger protein 431-like, which produces MDVLTYDDVHVNFTEEEWALLNPSQKSLYQGVMQETCRNLSAIGYIWEDHTTEECCKSSGRHGRYERSFTGKQTFDFIQNGNGFAVQSHTQRHNGEEPYEGNLCGKAFVQRNNLKTHKRTHNREEPAECNQCCKDFVRSSALQNHEGTHTGEKRCECNQCGKAFAQRSSLKRHKRSCNAEKRYNCNQCCKAFV; this is translated from the coding sequence ATGGATGTCCTGACCTATGatgatgtgcatgtgaacttcactGAGGAAGAGTGGGCATTGTTGAATCCTTCTCAGAAGAGTCTCTACCAAGGTGTAATGCAGGAGACCTGTAGGAATCTCAGTGCTATAGGCTACATTTGGGAAGACCATACTACTGAAGAATGTTGTAAAAGTTCAGGAAGACATGGAAGGTATGAAAGAAGTTTTACTGGAAAGCAAACCTTTGATTTTATTCAGAATGGTAATGGCTTTGCAGTTCAGAGTCATACCCAAAGGCATAATGGAGAGGAGCCCTATGAAGGTAACCTATGTGGTAAAGCTTTTGTACAGAGGAATAATCTCAAAACACATAAGAGGACACATAATAGAGAAGAACCTGctgaatgtaaccaatgttgtAAAGACTTTGTAAGAAGCAGTGCTCTCCAAAATCatgaaggaacacacacaggagagaaacgctgtgaatgtaatcaatgtggtaaagcctttgcacaaaggAGTAGTCTCAAAAGACATAAAAGATCATGTAATGCAGAAAAACGTTATAACTGTAACCAATGTTGTAAAGCCTTTGTA